The genomic interval gcagcagcgctccaccgGCCGCGCTGCTGCAGTACCCACAGTttttcgctagatggcagcagcgctccaccaaccgggcggctgcagtacccaattttctgtcgctagatggcagcagcgctccgCCAACCCtgtgctgagcactggcacGGCGAGCACGGGCCGAGATCTCAGCCCAGTTTACACCACCGGGCCCCGGGAGTGCTCGCTGCGGCTGCGGGGTTCCCTGCGCTCTGCCCTTCGCCCACTCGCAGCCGGGGCATTAATACTTATTGCCTCCGTATGCAAAAGCACACACGTGGCTCAAGCTGTTAAGTCCTTTCTGTATGATGCATTCCATTTTGCTGTGGGAAATAAGGGTGCATTTGCTCTGTTCGCATTTGGAAGCACGTTAGTAACagcaattttaaatatattttctttaaaatataagagATTTTGCAGGAGTGCACTTTTTGAGTAGGAAAAAGCGAGTGGTGTGAATATGTGGCTTAGGAAAAGCTCATACAAGGTTTTCCCCTGCTCAAGTAAGCCCTTATGAACTGTTGCACGGTTTAACCTCTTGAGTTCATAACCGTTCCCTGTGACGGGAAAGTGAGGTGTTACCGGAATGAAGGGGTGCAGAGTACGCGGCAGGGCTGGAAGGTGGGACAAGGGAGCGGGGCCTTTCCTCCGCCTGCCTCTCCCCGACCCCCCCTCTCCCAGGCAGCCGCTCTCGGCACAGCCCGCACCCCGCGGGCGGCCCCCGCACAGCGCCGGGGGCCGGCAGGCCGAGGGGACCCCGCGGCGGCACCgagcccctgcccaccccggCGCGGAACGGCAGCCGCGGCCCCTCCTCGGCCGGCTCCGGGGCGGGGGCAGTGGGGGCGGGGCCagcgccggggcggggcggggccggccccggAAGGTGGGTTCATttccggcccgcgcggcgcgctggagcggcggtggcggggcggggccttcgccgggagcccgggaGCCgttcgggccgggacgtgcggcggcgctGGGTgagcgggcgggccgggggccgaGCCCGGGCGTGGCCGTCGGGCAGCGGCCGGCTGGGGGGGACGTGGCGggccggcgctcggccgcggcagggagcgcctggtgccggcggcgggcgggctgaggcgggcggcccggcccgggcccggcggggctgccggcggttctcgtctccccggcagtgGCGGTGGTCAGCGGGCTGCTCGcggtgctgccttttttttttttctcggagccgcgccgctacctcaGCGAGgaggcgaggagcggcggcggggcggccccggtgctcccttgtggcggcggggcccgggaggggggtcggcccgcggcgccctgccgcccccccgccgcccccgggctgcccgggcagccgccgcagctctgcgcggggctttgtctttcccccagccgctggccggGGCcgtggcagcgggctggggctgccgccccccgcgggccgcaggGGCTGCCTTGGGGCCggcggtaacgctgtcgcggcGGGGgggctcaggagcctcttcagcccctgcgagcgggcagGGGAAGGACAAGAAGGCCGGCGGTGGGACCCCCACCCCtcgcccccgactgctgatTTCTCTAAAAAGTATTGCAAAGGGCAAGCgtttaactgccggggagggttgggaggcagcagctcggGTGTCTCGCTGAACctgtgtcgtgacagtcagctcctgGGCcagagcagccgaggggaagaggcctttgggtttgcttcccagtgaaacggggctgcttttttgtttttttctttgtacctaGGTTCATCCGGAATTGTACGTTGACAAATCAAGGGGAGCTGAACTGAAGGTCAGTCTAGATGTTACTTTTCCACATATTCCTTGTGCTTGTGAGTCGCACTGCTGACTGTGGAGGGATAACTTTTAGTACTTGCCGAGGGCTCATGAGGCTCCGTGGGCCCGCTGcttccgagtgctgcgctgctgcTTGGGCAATAATTGGACCTTAAtgccaatgccacgtgttagcctttctccagaagttataaaagcagaatgagcgTTAAGAATCTGATTGCCTTTTAACTAAATTCAAAACCAAGTTGCGGGATGAAGTGACTGGAAGTCCTGCAAGTCTGGCTGGGTATTACTGCCATGCATGTTATCTGCCTGTCTACTGGTCGttcctgcctcttgttctgttgcGGTAATTCCTTTGAGTAATGCATTGGGCTCTAGATGTAGCGCATCTTGGCTTCCTCCTGACCCCCCGAGATGTTATCGGTCTTTGCCTTCCTCACGTTTCACAGGGCATGGGAAGGCCAGAGAGACTGGAAGCCTCGGCTGTTGTGTGcggagaagctgtcagccttctAAAAGAGCATGTAGCCAGCAAGtgcatcgtggtgcttcggtaccaAGCTGATACCACAGACctcaatcttttttttgtgaaaggGGATCCCAAGGAAATGTGCTGATGTTGAAGAGAGAAAGGTGGTGGGGGAAgaggtaggaggcagctttcAACCAATTTTAGGCTTAACTCTTGTGTTCCTGAAAATGGTTCTGGGCTttgaggggtttgcttttggctttttgccttaaGCGCGTCAGGGTAATGCTTTCTTGGAAGTTGGAAACGGTCCTTCTGggacaccaaaccaaaccccgtACCTGGGAGGGCCATTTAGTGTGCTGCATCGTGCATTTTATTCCATTGGTCACTTGACCCTAGCTGTACATGCTCTCCTGGTTTGGCACGTTCTTACCCTGCTGGCCGAAAGATTCTGTCTTTTCACTTCCTCAGCTTGCTACAGGCCATAACACTTGTGTGTTGATAAACAGCTTTGTTTGATCACTGCTTTCAGGTTTGAGCATCGATGCCATGGATGtaacaggagagcagcagcagtgcataGAGCACAAGCCGTTTAAACAACGCTTGGATAAAGCTGCCAATCATGCGACTCCAGAAGCTGAGAGACATGGTAAGATGCTATTCTGCCATTCTTGGATGGATGCTCTCATAGCCTTTCCATCACCGTATGCCTACTATGAGATTTGTGGGAACAAGGGATGGCTGaattcacagcattttaaaCACCACGAACTCTTGAAGAGTGTATAGGACACAAATCTATTACACTGGCAGATCAGACAAgctcctgtgtgtgtgtgtgtatacattaTACTCTGTAGTTTTCTGAGGCAAGTCTTTGCCTAGTCCCTCTGAAATTGGGACAAGGACTCATTGATGCATTTCAGGAGCAAAGGTGCTGAGTGAGTAGGCTTTTCCTACTAGAAATCAAGCAGCTGCTCCGGCAAAACTTGACTTTGGTTGCATCTTTAAATCCTAGGAGGCTGACAAATGGGACAAGCTGGTTAGAGGAAAGAGCCTCTCTCCAGGGAAGGCTCTGCTGACTTGACCCTTAAGCCTAAACTTGCGTCTTGCTAcgtttgctttgtgtgtgttaatgCATACACGATTAATAGATTTCAGTTGATTTATCAGTTACAAGTTGGAGTAAGTGGTCCTTGGCTACATAAACCTCTCCTCTGCggtttttttacatgttatGACTTACTGGTATACTTCAATACAAACCAGGAATGATTCTGGTAGTGTTGCAATGTAATGGTAATACTGTCctgactttgtttttctaaaatgtgaGGTCCTTACTATCTGTTGTGGGAGATAGTGTAGTTCTGTGTATTGGTATAAACTAAATTTGCTGATTTGTTGTAACTCGGATTTAACTTTCCTGTTCTTAAAAGCTGAAAGGCTAAACTAAGCCAAGAGTTGAACAGTGGGTAGGTACAAGAGCTTCTCCTGTTGTCACAGAAGTGTAGTGATAGCGTTCTTACTGTTGCGTCGCTTAGCAGCCTTTCTGTATTCAGAGGCTGTGGCCTGACGAATGTAATGTCTGTGGTcaaatcctgcttttctgtACCCAATTCTGTTACCACATGTAGGCCTCCTGCCTTACTTGTAATCCCAGTGGAGGCTGGCAACACTCTGTCTGAACCGGTTGCTCTTGCTCCTTATATTATcaacagagaggaagagaaacttgCAGGGAGCAAACAGTCTCATCCAGGAGAGGCATTTTGAAAGCGATCAAATTGTATTGCATGCAGCAagcaatttcttctgctgtctggaAAAAGTATATGGCTAGTTTGATTTCCACCACACATGTGGCAAGTTAGATTGGAAGTGTACACCCATCTTCGTGGAACTCTACGATTATCAGTTTCTGTTAGTAACACTTGATGTTCAGTCAGTTATTTAAATGGCAACTATAGCAGTGTTGACTGGTAAAGGAAAAATGCACGCAGACGTGGTTACCGCTGGGCTTGCTTTGGTCATGACTCAGAGTTGGGCCACCACCCCAGTGAAAGATTCAAAGGGGAGTGCTGTGGGTAGCAAGGGTCCAAGGGTAGGTGTCACTAGGGAAATTTCTGGGGGCCATTGTTAGACACTTGCGCATCTCCATTCTCATCAGGTCCGCAGTTAACATGTGCGATAGGTTTGCATGGACATTCAAAGGTGTAATGTAGCATGTGAGCTTGATGCATTGAAATCTTCCAGGGGAGGGTGTGTATGAATGCTAGCCAGTGTCAGGGAGGACTGACATCTAATATCTATATCCTTCTCGTATTCAAGGTTAAAATACTAATTACCTTTGTCTTTTGGGGGATTTTGgaggtttggtggggtttttttgggagtgtgtgtgtttgtggtaAGCttagtgctttatttttgaaCACAGCTTGTTTTCATACATAGGACCCCTGTTTATTGCATTAAgggttttcttcccctgccaGCTGACCCTCTCAGTTACTTTCTCCACTCCGTTTCTGTGATACCTTTTTGTATTTCCTACAGCAGCAATTAGTTCCCTCCCAGTAGACATAATTCTGTCTTCTTCCCATTTTTATGTCCACTAAAACACTCTGCATAGAACAGTTATTGTCAACATCGGTATGTGATGATGGCTTTCCACATGACTGCCTgtgaggaagaggggaaattCATATCTCTTTTAGGACAATATTTGCTGGTATTGTCACCCATGACAATGAGTTGCTTATTGTCTATCTTAAACAAAGATTTGAAAATCCAACCGCTGGTATGACTGCTTTATTTATGTAGATTAAGGCCTTTTAATGAAAGATTACTGTCTCCTGCAGGTAGCTGGAAATTTCCACTTTGCATCGGCAAAAAGTTTCCAACAGTCTCATGTACATggtaaagtattttcttttcctgcttattGTGACCTTTAGCTTCCAAGTGTTTCAGACCATTTCCTTTGAACATCTTTGCATTGCTATCTGTggtaacagcagcactgcttcagGAGGGAGGACATTGGTGAAATTTTGTTAGAGATGTTTAGAACTATTGGGAACGaatagaaaagtgttttctgaaggtGCTGCCACATGGTTGTGGGAGAACATGGAGGAGAATGTGTCTGGGCAGTCTCTCAGCCTCACTTGTTCTGCAAAACTTTGCTGCCCTGCTGTAAAACAACCTCAGGTGCGGTGTTTGGTCCAGGACCTGAATATCAGTATCTCTGGAAGGGGTGTTTTGGAGAAAAGCTCTTGAGAATTTCAAGGCAATTCAGAACTTTCACAGTAAAATTTCAGTTGTGAAGGACTTCTACTTCCTcaagtatatataaatacacagtgGCTGGAACGATAGTGGTAgtttacagaatcatagaatggtttgtgttggaagggacctttaaaggccccctagtccagcccccctgcaggaagcagggacatcttcaactagatcaggttgcttacagccctgtccaacctgaccttgaatgttccCAGGCACGGGGCATCTGCcacctttctgggcaacctctCTTAGTGTTTCACCatcctcatcataaaaaatttcttctctctatctagtctgaatctaccctctttcagtttaaaaccactaagccttgtcctattgctacaggccacACTAAAatgtttgtccccatctttcttataagccccctttaagtactgaaaggacacaataaggtctccccagagtctcttctctgggctgaacaaccccagttctctcagcccGTCttagaagaggtgctccagccctctgatcagTTTTGTGGCTctcctgctccaacaggtccatgtctttccctTGCCAAGGACTCcggagctggatgcagtgctccagATGGGTCTCgtgagagcagaggggcagaatcgcttcccttgacctgctggtcatgcaTCgttggatgcagcccaggacatggtCAGCTTTCTGACCTGTGAGCACATGTTGCTGGCTCGTGTCCGTTTTTTTCGTCCACTGGTACCACCAAGTCCTCTGCAGGACTGCTCTCAaccccttcatcccccagcctgtattgatttggggcggggggggggagttgCCCAGACCCAGATGCAGGACCTTGCCCTTGACCCTCATGAGgtcacatgggcccacttctcaagcagAGCACTGGGGGGAAATGTTTTGGAGAGCCTTAACTCCATTTATGCTAAAACGGGTCACACACAGTGTAACTAGTGTGACAGGTTAGTTAATGACTGGTCTTTCTCAAGGGGTGCCCTTGAATTTCTCTGGTGCTGCTCTGTAAGACTTGTTAGCCTTGCTAGTACTCGGGTCACGCTTCAGGTGCTGAGGAATGTGACCGCCCGAGCGTTCAAGCTGATAACTGCCATCACCCTGTGCAGGGTTGTAGGAGAGCAGCTACTGGGAGGCCGCCCGGTGCCAGCACAAGcactcctgcagctgtgtgatTAACCTTACTTTGGAGCTGCTCTGGCCGCAAGAACAGCCTCACATAAAGCAGTACTTCACCTCTCAGCCTGCTGCATGCATTCTCTGATGTGACTCTTGTCTGAAGGGAGGGTGGGACAGGAATGGGCCATCAACAGAAGGATGGCGGGACAAAGACTGTTCTATGACAACAGGTCCAGTTTAAATGCAGATCCACCAGAGCCAAGTGCTCTGTAGAACTTTGTTATTCGCTGAAGGTTACCCCGCTGGTGTCTGTGCAAAAGGCAGTGGGGCTTGACACTTCACTGACAGCTGAGGCACTTAACTCTTGCCCTAACTGCAACATGAAACAGGGTGTTGCTGGTAACCGTTAAGAAAAATGGCATAGCGTAATCCCAAGGCCACTTcgcttttctttcctttccctggccaccatttcacatgtatttccaaatttttagtaggaatttcttttttaaagccaaagGAGTTCCTTGATGCAGTtgccagcacaggcacacaAACCACTGTGCTAGTGGCAGTGACAGGTCTGCACACTTGTCAGAGACAGCACCAGAATATCTGAAGCCAGTGCAGCTCTGAGCTCTTTGTAATGCAGAGCCATTGTCTTAATTCCAGTGACTGCAGCCTTCTTTCTGAGCATTGAACACTTTAACTGTGAAATGGAAGGGCTCTCCCTAGATTGGAGCATTAGGAGGAAATACAGTTTAAGCttagcatttcctttttctaactGTATGTTCTCTGTTCTGCATGCGTATCTCTTTGGGTTTAGTAAGGGGTTTATATAAATGCAGGTAAAGCTTCTGGTGTTTTATCGGAAGATGTTAATGGAAAAAACCTGAGTTCACTCATTCAACTCATGttgaataaatgttttaaaggaGAGGCTAGTTCTGGTCGGTTCTTCAGCATTCTGGCTTGTCTTGTGCTAGGCTGTGTGCCAGAAACACTTGAAGGGAGCAGCATTCCTAATCTTTGTTGATCATGTAGCAGCACTGGGTGATTTGACTCCACCAGCTCCTAAGTAACACTGCGTTTTTTGaagcatgtttttctttgcaaaggtGAAAGTTGAGATCTGACTTCCTGACCAGTGTTAAAATGCACCATGGCCTTTGGCTACTTTAAGATGATAGTGCGACTTTGGACAAACCTGGTAGGAGCAATACTGAAATCAAGTTGTAAGTTATATTTTCATCCTGAGACTGATGTTTCTGGCATTACATAAAGTAATTTAAGTAGCCAACCAAAAGATATCAGTtgcctccccttgcccctgtTTTCCAGCTCCCTTTGGGGGTGCATGGTGCTGCTGGCATTGCCATAGCGCTGTATGCAGGAAGGGCAGAGAGAGGGCAGGCCAACCACCCCAAACCCTGGCACTAGTGATAGTCACCTTGGTCGTACCAGTTGTTTGCAAACATCCTGCTCAGGCTCTCCCCACagacttttcctttccctgtgcGTTCTCTGGGCAGCTGTAACAAGGCTGATTGATAGGCAGAGCCGCTGAGAGTTGCTAAGATGATGATAATTTCATTAGGGAACTTGCATTTGGTATTAAGGCTTGTGCTTTGCTCAGTTGTTAGTTTAGATCTGTTGTGCCTCTGTTTTGCAGTAGTTAGAGGAGTTACGTGTATCAGGTGGTGACAGAGATAACAGtgaatttttccttccttgcccCTGGGGTCTTGTTTTTGCCATAGATTAAGAACACATTCGGATGAAGACCAAAATACCTAATCTGAAGTAACCCCAAAATAAAGATACTTTCATTCATTCTAGCAGTGGCTAGTGTATGTCAGGAGGGGAATTGCAGCAGTTTTATCTATCACGTGCCCTACTGCAAGCAAGAGAGAAACCCGGGGGATTTTCTTGCCATTTTAGATCTCAATGGAAATGAGAGGAACTCCCTTACAAGCTAGAATAAGGTAAACGGATATGCTTGTTATCACAGTGTGAACTATAttgttaaactgtttttctaTTACAGTTCACGATCTGCAGAGCTTTGGACTTGATTATGTAAGTGTTCCCAAGATAATGTTCTAGTTCTCTtggtcttgttttccttctggattTCCCTGCCTTTGCCACATTGAGATCCTAGCGTACTGATCCCAGATGGATTTGGCTTTACGAGTCTGGGCAGAACCTAGCACCTGCTTTCACACAGGGCTGTGAAGGATGTTCTGGGACATCTGCATGTTGCTTGGCAAGCCTGTTCCCCTCTTCCTGAGACTGCCTTGCTCCTTAGCTGCGCTCCCCAGTTTCCTAAGGCTGGTATTTCCATAGCTGCTTCTGGATCTGGGAGGAAAGTAGGTGGTGCCCATACCAGCGCCACCGAGGCAGCTGACAGCACGGTGCTGCCATGGCAGGGAGAGAAGTGGGTGCAACAGCCTGTGCTGTAGGTGGGGGGTAAGGGCACCGGCATCTGGCTGTttccaggaggaaaaggagaaagtcCGCATCCTGGAATCTGCCATGAAtacaaaaaagaagagcaagtgCTTCAGAGTTTACTGTTAGGACGTGCAGAGTAAGGGAGGACCTGTCTCTGTTCCAGAGCCATACTtggaaaaatatacaaataattaACTTCAAGCTCCTTACCTTGCCCCTTGGATGCTGTGCAGTTGTTTGAGTTATTAGCATTTCCGTTTCAGATCAATATGATGCA from Falco biarmicus isolate bFalBia1 chromosome 3, bFalBia1.pri, whole genome shotgun sequence carries:
- the LOC130146114 gene encoding endoplasmic reticulum-Golgi intermediate compartment protein 3-like isoform X3 produces the protein MRLQKLRDMVAGNFHFASAKSFQQSHVHVHDLQSFGLDYINMMHYIKHLSFGRDYPGIVNPLDGTDVTAHQGSSSLLA